GCACGGTTCTCGCCAGCGTTGGCATCGACCAGAAAGAAAAGACGGATGATGACGTGAAGGTTGCTTATTTTATGCAAGCGCGTGGCCGAAGCGTAATGATTGACCGCCTTGGACGTCGTATCCAATTGGGGCAAGAAGTTCTTTTTTTCCGAGGGGAAGCAGGAGCGGAACCGATGATGGAAGCCTTGCCGCAACGCATGATTCAAAAAGGCGTTGTCGAATTCGCCCCAGCACAAGTCGATAACATGGGCGGTATGGGGATGGGCGGCAATCAATTTGGCGCTCCTCCGGGCGTTGCATCCAATGTGCAAGATGAAGGAATCGGACAAAATTTATTTAAAGGCGGCGTAGACGAATTCATCATCGCCCAAGGAGCAAACGGCAGGACTGCCGTGCGAATACCCACTGACCGCTTTGCTCAAGACGGCGCGGGAGACCTTCAGTTAGGATTTGAACTCACATCAGATGAAATACTTACTCATGTTCAACAAAGAACGCAAGAAGATTTATTTGCGGATATATTTGTCAGCGCGGCAGATACGAAGGGTGAGGATGTATATTTCGCCAGCGATGACTTCGACGGAACACAGGAGGACTTCGGTTATTCAATAAAGGATCAAGATGATGATACGGCGAATACCCCCAATCGAGTAAAAGAGGGGGATGTAATTCCATTTGTCTTTCAGGTTACCGATAATGCGGGTAACAAAAATTTTGTCTACGACGACTCTTATGCAAATGGGATAAGACTTTTCGACGAAAGCGATGGCCCGCTGTTCGTTAACGGCGAGTTGAGCGAAGAAGCCGCGATGAAGGCGGCGGAGCGCTACGTCGAGCATTTTGGTGGGACGCTAGACGATGTCGCCGACGAAATCAGCCAGCATTTTGATTTCGTCATTGCATCAACCGACCACTTTGAAGTGACCTACAACAAACCCAACGAACGCGCGGTGCGGGTGCGGCGCTATTTTCCTGAGACGCTCTATTACACGCCGGAACTCATCACCGACGCAAACGGCGAATCGTCCATCGAACTCGCCATGGCGGATTCAATTACCACCTGGCGCATGTCGGCAATGGCGAACGCCAAAAGCGGCGCGCTGGGCGATGCGACTTCGGCGATGAAAGTCTTCAAGCCCTTTTTCATTGATATCAATCTACCGACGCATTTGACCAAAAACGATGAAGTCACAATCCCCGTCTCGGTTTATAACTATCTGGACAAGCCGCAAAGCGTTGAAGTTTCGTTAGAGAAATCCGGCTGGTTTGATCTGCTTGATGGAGATTACAAAAAGAATATTGATATTGCCGCCAATGAAGTGACCTCGGTTTCGTATCGAATCCAAGCGAAGTCTCTAGGAACGCAAACCATCACCGTGTTCGGTTGGGGTTCAGAAGACGCCGACGCGATTGGCCGCGAGATCGAAGTGCGCCCCAACGGCGAGCCGCAGTTCATTACCCGAAACGGACGTTTAAGCAGCGCAGTTGAAGAGCGGCTCGCCTTCCCCGCTTCGCGTCTCGAAGGCGCCGACCGCCTGTGGGTGAAGATTTACCCGGGCGTATTCAGCCAGGTAGTGGAAGGCATGGACGCGATTTTGCAGATGCCGAACGGCTGCTTTGAGCAAACCAGTTCAACGACTTACCCCAACCTGCTAGCGTTGAATTATATGCAGGCCAGCGAGCGTATTACCCCCGCCATTGAGATGAAAGCCAAAGAGTACATCAACCTGGGCTACCAGCGATTGCTGACGTTTGAAATTCCCGGCGGCGGATTCTCGGTGTTTGGACAAGCGCCTGCGACGCGGGTGTTGTCTGCGTATGGATTGCTTGAGTTCAGCGATATGAATGCGGTCTATCCCATCGACGCCAATGTTCTTCAACGCACCAAACAATGGCTGCTTGGACAACGCAAAGCCGACGGCAGTTGGGACCCGGACGATAATTATTCCCACGCGGAAATGTGGGAAAGCATTCAGGATAACAAAGTGTTGGTCACGGCCTACATCGCGCTGGCATTGGCGCAAACCGACGCAGGCAGCGAATTGGAAATCACAAAACAATATCTCATCGACCACGCCGAAGAAGCCAAAGATTCTTACACGCTTGCGATTCTGTGCAACGCGCTGATCGCGATGGATCCAAAAAGCGAAGCCGCAAAAGATTGCCTCGACCGTCTCGTCGAAATGGCGTCGGTTGATAACCAAAGCGTCTACTGGAAAAGCGAGGCCAGCATGAGTTTCGCCCGCGGCGAACACGCCTGGGTCGAAACCACTGCATGGGCGGCGCTGGCGTTGATCGACAACGGACGCTATCCCAGCGAATTGGGCAAAGCATTGAATTGGTTGATTTCTCAAAAGACTTCAAGCGGAACCTGGTCAACCACCCATGGAACCGTGTTGGCGCTGAAGGCATTGGTCAAATCCCTTGGACAACGCACCGACGTTGCTAGCGGAACAGTCGCGATTAAAGTCAACGATGAAGTCGTCGATACGTTGAACATCACGCCGGAGTATTCCGACGTGTTCCGCCAGATTGACGCTGGCAAGTTCTTACGCGAAGGCGAAAACAAAGTCTCGCTCACCATCGACGGCGAAGGCAGCATGCTCTATCAAATCGTGGGCAAGTATCACCAAAATTGGGATGTCGCGTTAGCGCGCCAAGTCAGCGGCAATCAATTATTTGACATCGACGTTGAATATGACCGGACGCAGTTGCGCCGCAACGACCGCGTCACCTGTCAAGTCACCGCAAAAAACAATACGCCTCAACGAGCGGAAATGGTGATGATTGACGTGGGCGTTCCTCCTGGTTTCCGCGTAGAACGGCCTGATCTGGACGCGTATGTTGATAAGGGCGTGATTGAGAAATTCACCATCATGTCGCGCCAATTGCTGATCTATATTGAATCTATGGACGCGGGCGAGGAAATCAAGATCGACGTCCCCATGAAGGCGACGCTGCCGATGATGGCCAAAGCGCCTGAATCCAGCATGTATGAATATTACAATCCCGAAGTGAAGTCGATCTCCACGCCGCAAGACATCATTGTTGACTAGTTTCGTTCTACGGCTCTTTTCTCCAAGACGGTCTTCGGGCCGTCCTTCCACGGGCGAATGGCAATACGACAAGCCCGTCATCGTCTTGATTGGACAACGCTGCATGAGCAGCAACGAAGCCTTCGTCAAAATGATGGGCGAGTGTCCGAACGTGACCCTGATGGGAGAAGCGACGCGCGGTTCCAGCGGAAACCCGAAGATGCTTGACTTGCCGATGGGCATTCAGGTGAGCGTTCCCCAGTGGATTGACTACCGCGCCGACGGCAAGCCGCTCGAAGGCAACGGCGTTGAGCCAGACGTGGAATTCATTGTTGATGGGAATGAATACAACAGCGACAAAGACAGCCTGCTAGACGCTGCGCTTGAGCGGCTGCGTAAAATATAAAATGAAACGGCCCGGCGATGAACCGGGCCGTTTTGCTCTCAATATGGATAGTAGATAACGCTTCCCGGGGGAGGCGGCGGCGGTGGAACCACGATGACGCGCGGTCCATGCCGATAGTAACTTCTACGATAATGATAATACGATGGTGGAGGCGGCGCGGGGTAGTAATAATATGACCGCTCATAAACGGGAGGCGGCGCAGAAGTCGCATCATAGTACCCGCTTGAATAGCCCTGGTCGTAAGAGCGTCCTTTTTGGTTGTTCACATGGTCTGCGGTGATGGCTCCCGCAAGGGCGCCGACGCCAGCGCCGATCAATGTCGCTTCGGTGTTTCCGCCGATGGCCTGCCCCGCCAACGCGCCAAGCGCGCCGCCGCCGAAGGCGCCGCCAGTGGTCGTGCAACCTTGCAACACCAATGCGATTACTGCTGAAAAAATATAAAGTGCCGGATGTTTCATGGCGCCCTCCAAGCGATCAATGGTATGCCTACTGTATCGCTATAAAATCCGCCCTAGCTAAACAAAAAACGCCCGGAGTATTCCGGGCGTTTTGACTGGTGATCGTAAATTAGTTTAGCGGGGCGCGGTGTTGTAATTCGGCGGAGGAGGCGGAGTCGATTGATTGCTTTGTGCGCCTTGGTTGTAACCCTGGTTATACCCTTGGTCATAAGACTGACGTTTGGATTTATCGACCTGGTCATTTAACAAAGCGCCGCCCAGCGCGCCCGCTCCGGCGCCAATCAAGGTTGACTTGGTATCGCCGCCAATTAACTGACCTGCGACCGCGCCTAATGCGCCGCCGCCCATTGCGCCCTTTTGCGCGGGAGTCGCAGTACACCCTGCGAACAATAGACTAATTCCAAGCACTGAAACTACGCCAAATTTCATCATCTTCATGAGTTACTCTCCTTCTATGTGAATCATCACTATAGTGTATGTCGTTCCTCAATGGCCTCTGGCTAATCACTACGTTTGAGACGCCAGTTTCGTTATAGTATTGTATCAACTTTATTATCCCAAATAGGTCTCTGAATGAAAATATTTTTTTTCCTGTTCCGGCCCGGCGCCCTGCAAGCGGTTGCGGAATGGTTCGATAAACGGCTGATTGTGCTCTTTTTCATTCCGTTTGTTGTTTACATGTCTAATGTTCGGGAACTCAGCAGCGGCGACACCACCTGCACAAAGTTCGTCGCGATCTTTCTGGCGCAATCCGGCACGATCTACCTCGACAATATGAAACAGTATTTCGAATATAACGAACTGCCTTATTTCCTTTCCGTTCGGGATGGGCATGTCGTATCGAATTATCCCATTTTCCCTGGTATTATGGCGACGCCGTTTTATGCCCCGTTCGTCTGGATGGGCATGATACGCCCCGGCGAAGGAAATTTAGTTTGGGATTATATTTCTAAATTGTGCGCTTCAACCTACACCTCATTGAGCGTCCTATTTTTGTATTTGACCTTTAAACGCTTATTAAACATCAAATCCGCCTTTGTTCTTGCGTACGCCTATGCGTTTGGCACGGCGGCCTGGCCGATTGCGTCGCAAAGCATCTGGCAACATACCGGGGCAATTTTTTGGTGGAGCGTCTGTTTTTACGCCACAATCCGCGCCGATGACAGCGCAAGCCCCAATCGCTGGAAGTGGCTCGCGCTCGCAGGAACGGCGGCGGGGTGCACCGTCTTGTGCCGGATCGTCCACCTCACCAGCGCGGGATTTTATGCAGCAGTTATTCTCTGGAGATATCGAAAATCCGCTATTGCGTTTTTACTGCCATGCGGCATATTAACGGCGATGTTGATTGCCTATAACTATGCGGTATTTGATACATGGAACGGCGGCCTGGCGTATGTGCTGGCTGACCGCTGGCATCTGGATCGCGTCCAGGGCGGGGTTTGGTCAACGCCTTTGTTTGAGGGGCTTGCGGGCGTGCTCATCAGCCCCAGCCGTGGAGTGTTCGCCTTTAGTCCGTTTCTTCTATTCTCATTATTGGGAATGTTTCTCCTTTGGAAGCGCTCCGGCGCCCAATGGCAAACATTAAAATATATGCTTCCCATTCCCATTGGGTTGTTATGCGTATTTGGAAAATATATCGTCTGGTGGGGCGGCATCATGCACTACGGTCCGCGTTATCAAGTTGACGCCTATCCGTTTTTGATGTTATGCCTGGCCGCCGCCTGGCCTGAAATTGAAAAACGCCGCTGGATGCTGACGCTTTTTGTCTGCCTGCTGCTCTATTCGGTTTGGGTGCAATGGGTGGGCGCTTTTTGTTTCCCCGGCAATTGGGCCGTATGGCCCGTGAGCCTCTCTGATGATAAAGCGCGTTTGTGGGAGTGGAGTTATAATCAAATTTGGGAAAGTTTTTATAACGGCGTCAAACATCCCATGAGTCAGTAATTGTTAAACCACTGCTTGGCGCAAACTCAATTGCTTGGCATAATACGCTGTACTAAATTGATAAAAATAGAACCTTACGGTTTTTGAATGGAGATTTCCATGCGGTCTTTCTTGATAGGCGTCACTTTATTTCTGTTAATACCTTCGATTTCGTCTGCTCAGATCCCTGGCACAGAAGCCATCGCGGCAATCGTTAACGGTGAGTTAATTTTAAGCGGTGAAATTGACGCTTTCATGGAGCAACGAAAGAAGCCAGGCGTTGATTTCAACACCATGGAAAAATCTGAGCTGAATAAATTTCGTTCCAGCGTGTTGAAACGCTTAATCGACGAGACCATTTTGATTCAAGGCATCGAATCACAACTTAGCCCGACGCAGAAAGATAGCATTCGCCAATTTGTCGAACGGCAAGCCGCTGAAATTATTCAACGGATGCAAGAGCAATTCACAACGCCTGCGGCGCTCGCGCAGCGGGAAGAAGAGATGGGCGTCAATTGGGAAGAACTTCGGCAGATTCAATACCGCAATCTCTATAAGGACTACTTGGTCAGCGTTGTCGCGCCGCAGTTGATGCGGGGACGAATTTCACCGCCGACAGAAGAGGAACTCAGTAGTTTTAAAACCGATAACCCCAATCTAGCAGAACAAGAAACCATTCGCGTTTCTCATATCCTGCTCCGCGTCCCGCAAGACGCAAACGATTTACAAGAAAAAGCCGCGTTAGACAAAGCAACGGAAATTGCAAACCGCGCCCGTGGCGGCGAAAACTTTGAAAACTTGGCGATGTCTAATTCCGAACATCAGGAAACCAAAATGCAAGGCGGTCGGATTCCTCCATTTAAACGTGGACAATTAGACGCAGGATTTGATGCCTTATTCAATTATCCTGTGAATACCATTACAGACCCGATCCGTACGCTTTCGGGATATCACGTCGTCAAAGTGCTCGAAAAAGAAACGCCCGAGTCATTATTGGCCCGGCAGAAGATGCAGGATGTTCTGTTGAAATGGACAGAAGAACTTACGGCGAGCGCAAAGATTGAAGTCAAATTAAAATCGGAATAAACCGGCGCGCTATTCGCTCATTAATTGGTCGGCGTGTTCGAGTTCGCGTTTGAGGTCGAAGGCAATATCAAAGTCTTCAATGCTGTCGTCAGCGGTTTTTTTGACTTCACCCATTTCGACCAAGTTGAATACAATGTTGCCGAAGTCGCGCGGCGTGGCGATTCCCCAATCATCAAAAACGATGTACGCCATGCCGCCGAAGCGCTCTTTGGCAAACTTGGCAATCCCCACTAAGAGTTGTCTGCCCGAAACGTGGCGGTGTTTTTTATAGAGGTTTTGAGTATAACGAAGAGATTCGAGGACGAAAATATAAGCATTTACATGATAGCGCCGATCATGATCGGCCAGCCAGGTAAAAACTCGCTCGTCATTCATAGTTCACATTCACTTCCGTAGAGAGTCTGTCATCTCATCATTAACATCACATAGTTAAATTATAATCCTTAATTGAAAATCAACAATCCTCTTCTAACTATCCAGTCTAGATTTCAATGTTGCTATACTGGTTCTTATTGTTTAACGTACGATTGTGATCAAACAGATATGGAAACCCATTTAGAAAAACAGGAGGGCGTGTCAATCGTCATTCCTGTTTACAACGAATCAGAAGGGCTTTCGGCTTTTATCAGCGAATTAAGCGCCGTACTGGAGACGTTTTCCAGGCCCTGTGAAGTTTTGCTCGTCGATGATGGTTCGTCTGACGGGTCTACTGAAATTTTAGCCAATCAATCGCTGCCCTATATACAACATGACGTCAACCTGGGGTATGGAGCCGCGATAAAAACCGGCATTCAAAAAACCTCCATGCCAAACATCGTCATCATTGACGCAGACGGCACTTACCCGCCAGCTGAAATTGAAAAACTTGTACGCCGACTTGAACATGTTGATATGGCGGTTGGCGCAAGGACCGGGACAGACGCCAAAATCCCCTGGGTGCGGCGACCGGCAAAATGGCTGATCCGAATGTTTGCGCAATGGATGGTGCGGCGATCTATCCCCGATCTAAATTCGGGATTACGGGCGTTTCGCCGGGAACGGGTTGAACCGATTCTGCGGTTATTGCCGGACGGTTTTTCATTGACGACGACGATCACAATTGCGTTTCAAGCGACGGGGTCTAGAGTTGAATATATTGAAACGGAATATCGCATCCGGTCGGGCCAATCAAAATTCCGCCCGATTGCGGATACGTGGAATTTGATTCTCGTCATCCTTCGCACCGTCGTATTATTAAGGCCGCTGAATTTTTTCTTACCGTTAAGTTTATTGCTGGCGGTTTTGGCAATATTGGTCGGCGGCGTCTCTCTGGCAATCGGGGAATTTATGGACGCAACCTTTATTGTATTAATGATGGCCAGCATGCAAATGTTCGTACTCGGGCTGATT
This Candidatus Hinthialibacter antarcticus DNA region includes the following protein-coding sequences:
- a CDS encoding alpha-2-macroglobulin family protein, with the translated sequence MKTKRAFQLFILFIAIAWLGVATQSEIALDRNGVDITRGQDSLTITLPFSNEGGSRSIDELKVTLLGEKYETLATVIKKVVLLNGQQIEEVALPISANTPDISQCVLRIDLMGQTWLKPLGESPQSLELQVIGQREWIEGAKSIVRVIANSSDGAPAAGVEINASLSLNGKSVFNSTATTDNDGSAELVFPAASNTQGDFELNIQADSSLGSQVVTSEITIQSGVKVFLTTDKPVYQPRQTVHIRALAAHPATNKPIANREVTLEVYDGRGNKVFKSIKTTSEFGVVSADFTLADEVNQGDYLVKTICGDSETEKGVQVYEYVLPKFRVDVKNQNEFYSPGDVVKGDLEARYFFGKPVDNGNIKITANCFDVGFNEFEIIEGKTNDDGKFEYEFTVPDRLIGQPSFQGNTIIQMDVRVTDSADHEEQKIHTFHVSVEPLEIELVPESGHLIAGVENEIFAIASHPDGSVAKPKLKVQSGWLKQDVSVQCDENGIAAFKLTPERNANIELTILAELDGETITLEKEIPTAPDENRILIRPNKGVYRVGDVMTVDIFTPDKAGEAVYLDIVKNKQTMLTHTLRPQGGKASIQQAIDIELAGTLELNAYRIRNDGNMIRDTKRVVALRSDDLKIEIQPDFDEYEPGQPAKLKIAVTDQNGVPVQAALGMHIVDESVYSLSEKEPGLAKVFFAIERELLNPKVEIHGFHLDKAIPLSAKPLEKSDSLSRALLAKLDAPSPFGLFINTVQEKRQKAQQDLQKFVNVFSANGITNLELSLPLGEIALTNDIDLTDISINDPWGAPYVSYINPANGSTVLASVGIDQKEKTDDDVKVAYFMQARGRSVMIDRLGRRIQLGQEVLFFRGEAGAEPMMEALPQRMIQKGVVEFAPAQVDNMGGMGMGGNQFGAPPGVASNVQDEGIGQNLFKGGVDEFIIAQGANGRTAVRIPTDRFAQDGAGDLQLGFELTSDEILTHVQQRTQEDLFADIFVSAADTKGEDVYFASDDFDGTQEDFGYSIKDQDDDTANTPNRVKEGDVIPFVFQVTDNAGNKNFVYDDSYANGIRLFDESDGPLFVNGELSEEAAMKAAERYVEHFGGTLDDVADEISQHFDFVIASTDHFEVTYNKPNERAVRVRRYFPETLYYTPELITDANGESSIELAMADSITTWRMSAMANAKSGALGDATSAMKVFKPFFIDINLPTHLTKNDEVTIPVSVYNYLDKPQSVEVSLEKSGWFDLLDGDYKKNIDIAANEVTSVSYRIQAKSLGTQTITVFGWGSEDADAIGREIEVRPNGEPQFITRNGRLSSAVEERLAFPASRLEGADRLWVKIYPGVFSQVVEGMDAILQMPNGCFEQTSSTTYPNLLALNYMQASERITPAIEMKAKEYINLGYQRLLTFEIPGGGFSVFGQAPATRVLSAYGLLEFSDMNAVYPIDANVLQRTKQWLLGQRKADGSWDPDDNYSHAEMWESIQDNKVLVTAYIALALAQTDAGSELEITKQYLIDHAEEAKDSYTLAILCNALIAMDPKSEAAKDCLDRLVEMASVDNQSVYWKSEASMSFARGEHAWVETTAWAALALIDNGRYPSELGKALNWLISQKTSSGTWSTTHGTVLALKALVKSLGQRTDVASGTVAIKVNDEVVDTLNITPEYSDVFRQIDAGKFLREGENKVSLTIDGEGSMLYQIVGKYHQNWDVALARQVSGNQLFDIDVEYDRTQLRRNDRVTCQVTAKNNTPQRAEMVMIDVGVPPGFRVERPDLDAYVDKGVIEKFTIMSRQLLIYIESMDAGEEIKIDVPMKATLPMMAKAPESSMYEYYNPEVKSISTPQDIIVD
- a CDS encoding S41 family peptidase, which encodes MTSFVLRLFSPRRSSGRPSTGEWQYDKPVIVLIGQRCMSSNEAFVKMMGECPNVTLMGEATRGSSGNPKMLDLPMGIQVSVPQWIDYRADGKPLEGNGVEPDVEFIVDGNEYNSDKDSLLDAALERLRKI
- a CDS encoding YMGG-like glycine zipper-containing protein, whose amino-acid sequence is MKMMKFGVVSVLGISLLFAGCTATPAQKGAMGGGALGAVAGQLIGGDTKSTLIGAGAGALGGALLNDQVDKSKRQSYDQGYNQGYNQGAQSNQSTPPPPPNYNTAPR
- a CDS encoding peptidylprolyl isomerase is translated as MRSFLIGVTLFLLIPSISSAQIPGTEAIAAIVNGELILSGEIDAFMEQRKKPGVDFNTMEKSELNKFRSSVLKRLIDETILIQGIESQLSPTQKDSIRQFVERQAAEIIQRMQEQFTTPAALAQREEEMGVNWEELRQIQYRNLYKDYLVSVVAPQLMRGRISPPTEEELSSFKTDNPNLAEQETIRVSHILLRVPQDANDLQEKAALDKATEIANRARGGENFENLAMSNSEHQETKMQGGRIPPFKRGQLDAGFDALFNYPVNTITDPIRTLSGYHVVKVLEKETPESLLARQKMQDVLLKWTEELTASAKIEVKLKSE
- a CDS encoding glycosyltransferase family 2 protein encodes the protein MSIVIPVYNESEGLSAFISELSAVLETFSRPCEVLLVDDGSSDGSTEILANQSLPYIQHDVNLGYGAAIKTGIQKTSMPNIVIIDADGTYPPAEIEKLVRRLEHVDMAVGARTGTDAKIPWVRRPAKWLIRMFAQWMVRRSIPDLNSGLRAFRRERVEPILRLLPDGFSLTTTITIAFQATGSRVEYIETEYRIRSGQSKFRPIADTWNLILVILRTVVLLRPLNFFLPLSLLLAVLAILVGGVSLAIGEFMDATFIVLMMASMQMFVLGLIADLIVRVQYRTH